In Pseudomonadota bacterium, the sequence GGCCAGGCTTGTAATCATCAATAGAGATGAAACGGCCTGTGATAATTTGGCTGACATAATTGTAAACGGTCCCGCAGGTCCGACAATGGCTGCAATACTGGAAGAAGTAAAACACTTAATCGGATAGGGAAAATGTCCTATGTATATAAAGAAGTTGTTATACCGGCTTTAATCATTCACTGGAAAAATGATGGAATCATTGGGACCGGGACAAATAACGCCAACTGGAGATTGCTGTCTGAAAATTTGATTTCAGGATACATTCAATAATATAATATCTTGCATAGAAATGTTATGGAAGTAAAAAAACGTTTTGTATTTGTGTAAATTTTATCTATGATGAGAAAACAGCAAAAAGAACTTTGGGTATCAGGAAAGCCTCTCGGCTTCATACTTAGGGTATTACGTGGTTTCAAGCGTAATCAGGGTCTGCTGTTATCCGGTGCTCTCGCCTATTATACCCTGCTTTCAATTGTGCCCATGTCAATCCTTACCCTTATTGTGCTGTCGCATTTTGTAGGAGAGGAGCAGTTGTCTCAAACTTTATCACGATATACAGGGATGGTGATACCCGGCTATGCAGCAATTCTAAAAGAACAGGTTAGAGTATTCATCGAGCACCGTAAGATGATCGGCATTATTGGATTCCTGGTTATGTTGTTTTTCAGTTCCATGGCCTTTTCGGTGCTTGAAAGCGCCATGTCAGTGATCTTTTCTCTTCGCACCAGGGCTCGCCGTCGCTTTCTCGTTTCCGCTATTATCCCTTATGCGTATATCTTTTCAATGTGCGTCGGTATATTGCTGGTTTCATTCATTGCAGGGGCATTGGACGCCCTTGAAAAAAGACAATTGATCATTTTTGGATGGAGTTTGAGCCTTGAAGGCACTTCCAGAGTTGTGTTGTATCTCCTGGGGACAGCCGGAGAGGCGCTTATGCTCACTTCCATATACCTGGTAATGCCCGTTGCACGCATTACATTTCATTACGCACTGATAGGAGGAATAACCGCAACTATTTTGTGGGAGATCGCCCGCCATGTGTTGGTCTGGTACTACTCGGTGCTATCCATGGTAAATTTAATTTACGGTTCCTTTGCCACAGCAGTTGTGACCCTTCTCACCACAGAAGCTGCGGCAATAATCCTTTTATTAGGCGCTCAGGTTATTGCAGAACTTGAGCATAAAAACAACAAATCGACAAAAAGAGAAACAAAAATCAGTAAGAAAATATAGGGCCGACCCACCTCCGCTAATGCTGCGGAGGACAGGCGTAAGCCCAGGAGTACATAGCGTCAGTGTGATAAATAGCTCGCACAGCGAGCGAGAAGGGGAGGTTCCGACGGCTTTGCCGGTGGAGGGGGCGATGTAAGCCCCAATATAATTATTGCAGGGAGGTTAATATAGAAATCACAAGGCACTATCGTCCCGGGGAAATTATTATAAAGGAAGGGGAAGAACCTGATGGGTTCTACATTCTCCAAACAGGAGAGCTTGATATTATCAAAAAAGGAGAGAAAATCGCAAATATTACCGAAGAAAATGTTATTTTTGGTGAACTTAGCAATATTCTGAAAGAACATAGAACATGTTCAGTGGTAGCCAAAACTTCCTCATATGTCATACATATCCCGAAAACAATGGACGACATTGTTTTAAAACACCCTGAAATAGCAAAAAAGATCATTTATATGCTCGCAAAAAGACTTGCAGAAACAACAGAAATTCTCAGTAAATTAAGATTAAAACAGAAGTGAAAAACCTATAACCCACTGACAAACAGGAAATGAACTACCCCGCGGCAAGCCACTGGGTATCAAAGGTAAGACAAAAGCATGGAAATCGTCTCGAAGCAAGCTTCGGGGTATGTACCCGCGGGGCAATCAAAACCAATAGAATGTCTACATGGTAAACCGTCATGGCCGGAATTTGAGTAGACGCTCTGCCGCTGCCTCCAGCGTTTCCATCTTTTTTGGGAAACAAAAACGCACTTTGGCTCTGCCTAAATAGGGATGACTGTAAAAGGCGCTTCCGGGTACCGTTGCCACACCGGCCTCTTTTACCAGCTTGAGGGCAAAGGCAACATCATCAATATACCCCCAGTGACTTATATCGGTCATAATATAATAAGCGCCACAGGGCTTGAAGGGCTTGAA encodes:
- a CDS encoding cyclic nucleotide-binding domain-containing protein, which encodes MTRHYRPGEIIIKEGEEPDGFYILQTGELDIIKKGEKIANITEENVIFGELSNILKEHRTCSVVAKTSSYVIHIPKTMDDIVLKHPEIAKKIIYMLAKRLAETTEILSKLRLKQK
- a CDS encoding YihY/virulence factor BrkB family protein; translation: MMRKQQKELWVSGKPLGFILRVLRGFKRNQGLLLSGALAYYTLLSIVPMSILTLIVLSHFVGEEQLSQTLSRYTGMVIPGYAAILKEQVRVFIEHRKMIGIIGFLVMLFFSSMAFSVLESAMSVIFSLRTRARRRFLVSAIIPYAYIFSMCVGILLVSFIAGALDALEKRQLIIFGWSLSLEGTSRVVLYLLGTAGEALMLTSIYLVMPVARITFHYALIGGITATILWEIARHVLVWYYSVLSMVNLIYGSFATAVVTLLTTEAAAIILLLGAQVIAELEHKNNKSTKRETKISKKI